One window of Nymphaea colorata isolate Beijing-Zhang1983 chromosome 1, ASM883128v2, whole genome shotgun sequence genomic DNA carries:
- the LOC116245076 gene encoding uncharacterized protein LOC116245076 yields the protein MTTLMASVKRAIRRRFGRSARVADENTLVLPAEFDAQQQMRNGAGGGGFSLLQEIAALPLALLACAACVHQGEEHPPLGWPDNGEAVSRISEINHLMVRDSMRYAIFV from the coding sequence ATGACGACCCTTATGGCGTCCGTCAAGAGGGCCATCCGCCGTCGCTTCGGAAGGAGCGCACGGGTCGCCGACGAGAACACGCTGGTCTTGCCGGCGGAATTCGATGCCCAGCAGCAGATGAGAAACGGCGCTGGCGGGGGCGGGTTTTCCCTCCTCCAAGAGATCGCTGCCCTGCCGCTCGCGCTGCTGGCATGCGCCGCCTGCGTCCACCAGGGGGAAGAACACCCACCACTCGGGTGGCCGGATAACGGCGAGGCCGTCTCCAGGATTTCCGAGATCAACCATCTTATGGTGCGTGACAGCATGCGTTATGCCATTTTTGTGtga